The window CTCTGGCCGCAGTAACTCACCCTATGTACCTCGAAGTATTTACCATTATCGCCCCTATTCTCATTTGTGCAGCAGTGGGTTACGGCTGGGCTCGCAGCGGCACACCCTTTGAAAGCCAGTTTGTTTCGCGCATCGTGATGAATGTTGGGCGCACCGTGTTTGGTGGTGGGCACTCTCAGTAAAGTGGCCATGCCCGCTCAAGCCTTAATCGATACTTTACTAGCTGCCACCCTGGTACTGCTGTTTACCGGATTGCTAGCCACGGTGATCTGCCGCTGGTTTAAATTGTCACTACCGGTCTATTTAGGGCCATTGCTATTCCCTAACACTGTGAATATGGGGTTGCCGGTATGTTTGTTTGCCTTTGGTGAGGAAGGCTTAGCCATCGCGTTAGGTATTTATCTGGTGGTTAGTCTCACTCAATTTAGTCTAGGTATCGCTCTGGTCAGTGGTCAAAGTGCCTGGCGCAACACCTGGCGCTCGCCGATAGTTTATTCGGGCTTGATCGGCGCAACGCTGATCTTTACCGACACCCAATTACCGTTATGGTTAGAGCAAAGCCTTAATCTGCTGGGCTCCTTTAGCATCCCTATTATGTTAATCACCCTGGGCGTGTCGCTGGCGCAACTTAAAGTAAAAGACTTTGCCTTGAGCACCGGGCTGGCTTTGTGCCGGCTTGCCATTGGCCTCTCCGTGGGGTTTCTGGTGGCCGAAATATTGGATCTGGAGGGTGCCGCTCGGGGTGTCCTTATCATCCAGTCCAGCATGCCAGCGGCGGTGTTTAATTATCTACTGGCCCACCGCTATGGACGGTCACCAGAGGCAGTAGCCGGTTTAGTGGTGATGTCGACTCTGATAAGTTTTGTAAGCATGCCGGCACTGCTATGGCTGGTTTTATAAGTGCAGTGATATGATCTTTAAAAAATAGCGACAATCCACAAAAAACCTTTATTTAACACAGGTTTAACCTCCTACTATTAGGAAATTAGGCTACATTATTACTATTACATCAATTGCATCAATAAATATGATGCATTGCTCATTATAAGTAATGGACCACGCTTTAATGGAACTACTGAATCACTGCCGCGATCACGCCCATAAATTCTATGGCGATTTATTTATGGCAGCAGAAAAAACCATTTCCGATATGTTGTTCGAGCAGGCCGAGCAAAGCACCAGCAACGACGACCAGCGCCGTTACTTTGAAGCCATGCAGCAGCTAAAAGCCAATAGCGGTGTGATGCAAACCACCTTCCAGCAAGCACTGAAAAAAAGCTATCAGGCCTTTGTTGATGGCCTCGATCAAGAAATCTCCATCGACGAAGCGATTGATGCCAACAGCCTAACGCTAGTTCAACGTGATGATTTGGAAGACGAACTGGCCATATCGGTTATTGTTTCCAAATCCAATAGCCGCAACTCAGAAACCCTTTGGAAGCTCAATCGACGCCTGGCGGTTTTACGCGGCGGCAAAAACGTTAGTGATGAAACCAATCCTTTTGGTCCCGCTAAAGTCTGCGCCGCTGCTCAACAAGCTGTCACGCAATTATCTTTCGACAGCAAAACCAAAATCATGATCTATAAACAGCTAGGCAAAGTGTTTGTACTGAGTTTTGCAAAAGAATTAGACGGCTTAAATTCGCTGTTAGTTGAAAAAGGGATATTGGCTAATTTACGTTTTTCAGCAGCCGCCCAAAGCTCGCAACAATCTACTCAATCAACAACACCGGCAAGCGACAGTACCGAACAGGAATCGGTAGTGGAACCCGCACAAAATATTGCCCATCAACAACAACTTTACAGTGCTATTCGGCAGCTGCAATCGAACCTCGGCCCGCGCACCGAAACAGCAGGAGGAGTCAGTTTCGCAGGCATCCCCAACGATGGTAGTGAAGGCGGCAAAGAAACTTTTTCTGCGGTCGACTATGCCCTGGCGTTAAGTGCCATTCAGCAATCCAAAGCATTTTTATCTGCCGCATCACAAAATCGTTCGCTCGCTGCAGAGAAAGTTGAAGAACAACTTTTTCATCGGCTATCCCAGCAAAGCGACCCCACCGCCCGCCATAAAATGTCCCAAGGTGATGCCGACACGGTCGATTTAGTGGGAATGATTTTTCGCTATATGCTGGATGACGCTAATTTACATGATGCGGTGAAATCACTACTGAGTCATTTGCATACCCCCTATCTCAAGCTGGCATTAATGGATAAAACCTTTCTTGATAACTATCAACACAGCGCCAGAGTGTTACTGAACACCATGGCCGATATTGGTGGCAAATGGGTTAAAGAAGATAACGACCGTACAGTTTTACCAAAAATTAAAAGCATTGTTGAAACAGTCTTAAAAGGCTTTATAGATGACGCCGGTATTTTTGACCAATTACTGGAAGACTTTCTACGCTTTAAAGATAATCTTGAAAAACGCTCGCGCATGGTCGAAAAGCGCAACACTGAATCGCAACAAGGTTTGGAAAAACTGGAGTTATCCAAACAGCGTGCAGTGGATGAAATCACCTCCCGACTACAGCAAGCTGACATCCCTGAAAAAATTGCCACATTGCTGCATAAACCCTGGGCAGATTTTCTGGCCTTTAATTTATTACGACACGGCGATCAAAGCTTGACCTGGCAGTCTGCATTAAAAGTAGTGGATGGTGTGGTATGGAGCGTGCGTCCAGCTGCAGTAGCCAATAATAAGGCTGACTTCCAGCGCCACCAAACCGACCTGGAACAGTCTGTATCCGAAGGCTTACAAACCATTGGCTACGATCCGGAAGCCTCCAAAGGTTTGCTACTAGCACTCAAAGAAGCACAGGAACTTGCCTACCACAGTTCAGTAATGCAAGAGGTTGCCGACCACAATCAAAAAGCCGAACAAAGTGGCAGCGACAAAGTCGCGGCAACCGCACCGCAACCACCAGCTGAAAAAACCACTACCAAAGCTACAGCAAAGATAATTGCGAAACCCAAAAAACCATTAGCTCCACCCATGCCTCCCCTCAGCGAAGAAGAACAAAGTATCGTTGAACGTCTTAAAGAAATCGCCTTTGGCACCTGGTTTGAATTTGATCGGGAGAAAGTCGTGCAATCTTTGAAACTGGCCTGGTATAGCAAGGTCACCAGTCACTATATGTTTGTGGATCAAACTGGCGTTAAACAGGCGGTAGAAAACCAATACAATCTCGCCAAGGGGATGGCTGCAGGGAATATTCGGATCGCCAAGCCTCTGAAAAAATCTTTTATGGAACGCGCACTGGAAGCGGTATTCGATAAGTTAAAACTTTCGGCATAATCGAACCAATATCAGACTACAACTGAACTACACCTCAGTCACAATTTAGCCATTAAAAATCACAGGAGCGAACTATGTTACCGCAAGGTTTTTTAGGCACACGGGGCGATATATTAATGGATCTGGTTATCCTCGCCTTTTTTATTATTTTGCCCGCACTATTATTTTCCTGGCATAAAGTCCGCAATCAGGACTACGTCACGCATAAAAAAGTGCAGCTGTCGCTGGCCTCTATTTTGGCGGTCGCCGTGGTGTTATTTGAGGCAGATTTAAAACTGTCTGGAGGCATTTTCGAGCTGACCAAAGCCAGCAGCTATAACGGCACCACCTTACTCAACAGCTTAATTTATGGCCATACCCTGGTAGCGATTTTGACCACCCTTATCTGGATTGTATTAATCATACTGTCATTGAAAAAATTTGATAAGCCGCCCGCCCCCAACCACTTCAGTAAAACCCATAAACGCTGGGGAACACTGGGCATGCTGAGTATGATTGCTACTGGTACCTCAGCCTTTCCGCTGTATTATTATGGGTTCTATCTATAGGTAACAATAACCGGCTAAAACGGAGGTTTGTTGCGGATATCTGTGACTGCCTGTAGCAAGGTAGCGTAAACCTGACGCACATCCACCCGAATACCCACCTCGGCTTTACGCGAAATCTGGGTGGCAGGAAAAATAAACTCCTTATCAATACCCGGTACTTGCAAGGCTCTGGAACGACCATATTTATCGGTATAGATCACCCATATCAAACCTTTCTCCGCTTTTAACAGCTGGCCCAAAATAATGCCCATAGCCTGTAACTCGGTTACCTGCTCGGCACCGACAATGTTCTCATCGAGCAAACGTTGCATTACCGCAAAATCATTGTCTTTTTTGCCATTTAGCTGGCGACCAAAATGGCGACGCGCCAGTGCATCAATACTGTCATGCTGACGCTGCATATAGACTTGGTCGTTGTAAGTTAAGGGCTCGCTACGCCATGCCTCAGGATTCAAAACCTGAGCCAATAATGACGTATTGCAGACACTCAAAAGTACTATAAATAACCAGGTACGCATCAGTAGCTTCCAACATTGTTAAGGTGAATGATGAGGGTTTGGACAAAGCCTGCGCAGTGTAATTCAACTTTCCCGACAAATACCATATTTCGACGGTTTATCTCGCCAATATCGCTGGATATATCATCAATTTACGTTTTCCCGCTTGAGCTTAAACAGCACCCTCAGTACCATTACGCTTTTGCCTTCCCTGCGGAGAACATAGATGATAACTGGCAGTATGGTTGCCCTGATAACCCCGATGACAAGCACTGGTGATATTGACTGGCCAGCGCTTCGTAAATTGGTGGACTTCCATCTGCAGGAAGGAACGAATGCGATTGTCGCGGTTGGCACTACCGGCGAATCGGCCACCCTGAGTGTGTCCGAGCATTGCATGGTGATCAAACATGTTGT is drawn from Oceanicoccus sp. KOV_DT_Chl and contains these coding sequences:
- a CDS encoding AEC family transporter is translated as MPAQALIDTLLAATLVLLFTGLLATVICRWFKLSLPVYLGPLLFPNTVNMGLPVCLFAFGEEGLAIALGIYLVVSLTQFSLGIALVSGQSAWRNTWRSPIVYSGLIGATLIFTDTQLPLWLEQSLNLLGSFSIPIMLITLGVSLAQLKVKDFALSTGLALCRLAIGLSVGFLVAEILDLEGAARGVLIIQSSMPAAVFNYLLAHRYGRSPEAVAGLVVMSTLISFVSMPALLWLVL
- a CDS encoding DUF1631 domain-containing protein, whose product is MELLNHCRDHAHKFYGDLFMAAEKTISDMLFEQAEQSTSNDDQRRYFEAMQQLKANSGVMQTTFQQALKKSYQAFVDGLDQEISIDEAIDANSLTLVQRDDLEDELAISVIVSKSNSRNSETLWKLNRRLAVLRGGKNVSDETNPFGPAKVCAAAQQAVTQLSFDSKTKIMIYKQLGKVFVLSFAKELDGLNSLLVEKGILANLRFSAAAQSSQQSTQSTTPASDSTEQESVVEPAQNIAHQQQLYSAIRQLQSNLGPRTETAGGVSFAGIPNDGSEGGKETFSAVDYALALSAIQQSKAFLSAASQNRSLAAEKVEEQLFHRLSQQSDPTARHKMSQGDADTVDLVGMIFRYMLDDANLHDAVKSLLSHLHTPYLKLALMDKTFLDNYQHSARVLLNTMADIGGKWVKEDNDRTVLPKIKSIVETVLKGFIDDAGIFDQLLEDFLRFKDNLEKRSRMVEKRNTESQQGLEKLELSKQRAVDEITSRLQQADIPEKIATLLHKPWADFLAFNLLRHGDQSLTWQSALKVVDGVVWSVRPAAVANNKADFQRHQTDLEQSVSEGLQTIGYDPEASKGLLLALKEAQELAYHSSVMQEVADHNQKAEQSGSDKVAATAPQPPAEKTTTKATAKIIAKPKKPLAPPMPPLSEEEQSIVERLKEIAFGTWFEFDREKVVQSLKLAWYSKVTSHYMFVDQTGVKQAVENQYNLAKGMAAGNIRIAKPLKKSFMERALEAVFDKLKLSA
- a CDS encoding DUF420 domain-containing protein; the encoded protein is MLPQGFLGTRGDILMDLVILAFFIILPALLFSWHKVRNQDYVTHKKVQLSLASILAVAVVLFEADLKLSGGIFELTKASSYNGTTLLNSLIYGHTLVAILTTLIWIVLIILSLKKFDKPPAPNHFSKTHKRWGTLGMLSMIATGTSAFPLYYYGFYL
- a CDS encoding DUF3806 domain-containing protein, whose product is MRTWLFIVLLSVCNTSLLAQVLNPEAWRSEPLTYNDQVYMQRQHDSIDALARRHFGRQLNGKKDNDFAVMQRLLDENIVGAEQVTELQAMGIILGQLLKAEKGLIWVIYTDKYGRSRALQVPGIDKEFIFPATQISRKAEVGIRVDVRQVYATLLQAVTDIRNKPPF